The Primulina huaijiensis isolate GDHJ02 chromosome 6, ASM1229523v2, whole genome shotgun sequence genomic sequence ATCGAAAAGCGTACATGGAATCATGGTGGAGGCCGAACATAACTCGAGGTTTTCTGTTTCTGGACAAATCCCCGACAGAAGAACTCCTACCTTGGTCGAAAGCCTTGCCGCCTTACAAAGTTTCCGACGATCTCACCGCATTCTTGAATGAAACGAGAGCTGCGGTACCTATCATGATCCGAATGGTTCATGGAATATTGGAGGTTTTGAGGGAAGAAGAGGAAGTTGATCATGGACAGATCCGATGGCTGGTGATGGGGGACGACGATTCgatatttttcattgagaaTTTAGTTGATGTACTAGGTGAATACGATCACACGAGGTACTATTACCTAGGAGCGCAATCCGAGTTCATCATGTCGCATTTTTGGTTCTCGTTTAACCAAGCTTTTGGCGGGGCTGGGATTATTATGAGTTACCCTTTGGCTAAAGCACTTGCAAAATATATGGAGATTTGCTTGACGAGATATGCACAAATGAATTCTGCTGATTTGATAACAATGGCTTGTATTGCTGATATTGGAGTCAGTCTTTCTCCTCACAAAGGGCTTCACCAGGTAAATTCATTATAATTCTCCTACACTCTGAAATTAAATGTGCTTAattataagtttagttcttcaTCCTATCGTTGATAAGCTGTTGGCTCTAAAAAAATGTAGGATAAATGCTCGACTCTACCATTGGTATCAAATCTAAGATAACGTGTGTTGACTTTTATGGATTGAAAGGAGGGCAATTTATAGAGTGAGTATAATTATTTTGCAGGAAGAGTCAACGAAATGTGGCGCTTAGCATGCTAGTTGTAAGGTTTTAAAGATTGGGTTTATAATGTTACCATTCATGTGGAAAGCatgatatatttgacataaaaagtaaaaattttcaTTAGTCGAGTTAGGTCggatatctgtttcacaaaattgatatgacAAAATTATTACATTTTCACGGGTCAGGTCCgtgattcgtctcacaaaatttacaCGTGAAACGATTTCATAGGAGTTTTGTGTACAAGTTATATCTTTTGATAAACCGACAAATATAGTCAGTGTAgctctaatattttaaatttcatataaaaatttatagatTTTGGTAAAACAACGAAAGTTAGatgctaaaaaaatatatcttgtTAAAAATAAGcattgacataaaaaaaaattggatcatACATATTTTTTCGGTTCTTATTTTTGTAATTGAAAACCAAAATATccacataaattttttatattccaAATATCATTACTGagatagtttaaatttttagataaattaaatataagttggagaaaaaaaataaagatatgtacgaaaattattaaaaaaatcacactAACAAAGTTAATTAACTAATATTATGAAAgctaaaattgaagaaaaattacGCAGTCTTTTTTTAAACTGCAGATTGACTTACGTGGTGATGTGTCTGGATTTCTATCATATCACCCACAATTTCCATTAATGTCCCTTCATCATTTCGACAATTTGGAATCCATATTCCCCTCTAAGGACCGGTTCGAATCCACGCGCCACCTCATGAAGGCGGCGGACGCCGACCAATCCCGTCTCTTACAGCAAACCATATGCTATGACAGGAAAAAAGAGTGGACATTTTCCATATCTTGGGGATATTCTGCACACATATATGAGAGAATTATGTCTCGGAGTTATATAAATAAACCCATTGAAACGTTCGACATATGGGTCGGCCAACCTCGGCCACCGCCGCAGTATATGTTCAATACGAGGTTGCCTTCCACTCATCCTTGCGAAGCTCCTCATGTTCTCTTCCTCCAGGATGTGAATAAGAGCTCGTCGGGGGTTCGGACGGTATATTCGAGCGCCGCGCCTCGTGGTTTGGGGACGTGTGGGCCGCCAGACAATCGGTCGGCGAGTGTTGTCACTGAGATTCATGTCTTGTCACCGGCGACCAAGCGGGCTAAGGTATGTCAcgatacattatttttttacaagtaTAATTTGCATTATGGTATTGTTGATGTTAATGTTccagtt encodes the following:
- the LOC140979262 gene encoding uncharacterized protein; this translates as MISSLSSTNFAVSNLCKALLVLGLALYFISVFVSNYQNPTCPSSYFLSYFKKKPSSLSSLEEKFKESPTNLNHIVFGILGSEGACHHRKAYMESWWRPNITRGFLFLDKSPTEELLPWSKALPPYKVSDDLTAFLNETRAAVPIMIRMVHGILEVLREEEEVDHGQIRWLVMGDDDSIFFIENLVDVLGEYDHTRYYYLGAQSEFIMSHFWFSFNQAFGGAGIIMSYPLAKALAKYMEICLTRYAQMNSADLITMACIADIGVSLSPHKGLHQIDLRGDVSGFLSYHPQFPLMSLHHFDNLESIFPSKDRFESTRHLMKAADADQSRLLQQTICYDRKKEWTFSISWGYSAHIYERIMSRSYINKPIETFDIWVGQPRPPPQYMFNTRLPSTHPCEAPHVLFLQDVNKSSSGVRTVYSSAAPRGLGTCGPPDNRSASVVTEIHVLSPATKRAKMDRCECCDVLDLQGTMVELKYRECKVDEIIA